AAACTGATGAACAGTTGTGTAGAAATGTAAAACCTAAAAGAAGGTGCAAGTTGAAGGTGAGCATGGAAACATTCAGGATGAATTTATATTGAAAGTAGGAAACTTCTGGCTGAACACAGACTGATAACTTCACTCtttaggtttttatttaaattgagTTACTAGTGAATGGCATAGGATCTTTCTAATTACCCTGTCTGCTGGAGTGAATTAATAAATACTGTAGTAACTATCACCTCCAGAACCTGACCTTGCCATTTGTTAAGcactgtccatccctcccactCAGAGATGTAAGGCTGCATGTCCCAGCTCAGTCCCAGGCACTCCACCAgggccccagcccagccaggagcagaaatTACCCCAAGGAGTCACAGACGTACGTTTGATATCATGGTGGATAATCCTCTTCGAGTGGAGAAAGTCAAGTCCTTTCAGAATATGCTTTGTCAcccaaattatttcaaactCTCTCATAGGACCACAGCTCTCCAGCTTTTCCATGACAGatcctccctctccagcttccatGAAGAGATGGATGGTCTCATCCCACAAAATAGCTCCATATAATTCAGCAATGTTTTCGTGACGGAAACATGCCTGTATCTCCACATCTGATGGTTTGAACTGTTCCACTGGGACCTAGGACATGGAAACAAAACCAGTTATCCACAACAAAAACAAGCTCCATGTGGACACTAGTTATCCTATTGATTaacaaaaaagaaggaagtaTAGCACTTGCATCCACTTGTTAAACTACTAAGCTTTCCTTTGTTcctgtgactttttttcctttgcagctgAGAGAGTTCCTGTTAAAAGTTGAGAGATATTTTGGAATCATGCCCAAATAAAAAGTGCAATCTTCCAGAAAAAGCAATGTAGCAAGAGTTATTCCCGTCAAAATCCAGTGATTACGCAAAAGCTTTATGCAAACTTCCTGGTGAAGGAGATAAAATTCCCACTGCTTTTTCCATTAGCTTTGTGCACTCATCTGCACTACCAGAACTACACACCCACCTGACAGGTGGATCAGTGCTTGCAGTGCTCAGGTCCATTACTGACCTCAATTCAGTCCTTATCAGCACTGGTTTATGGCTTGCAAGGAATGAAACCTGCTTTGAagggagctccagcagcatgatatttctttaaaaagtactGATGGCAGATTGCTGAGACAATAAAAGCAGTGTTTGCATACAGACAGAAAAGCTACTACTGCTCTGTTTAGTTTTCTTCCCTTGGATTGGTGTCTGTGAACCAAATAAGAGGCTCATCTATTCAATGAGAGATACtgtttgtattttcagaaacattAGGATACTTAATTCTGCGGTGGATTATGCAGGAGCAGCTAACAATCTGTCCCCATATAgacacacaggctgcaggggaaggacATACAGCTGCCTGCCCAACTATTTCACAGAGAATTAATACAGGTACTTATTCATGAGCTTGGGGATATAGAGCAATGTCCCAACTGAGCTTTTACTGGCCCTGAATATTTACTGCTCAATTCAAAATAGTATGTTAGAAGGCAtagctgaaagaaaatgttgtCTTGCATAAAAATagggcagtgctcagcagtTCTTTTGAGGCATCTCACAGCCTTAACTCTGTCAGTGCCCAAAACAGAGCTGCACATACTGAGTTCTCAGGGACTTTAATAGCACTGGAgtaaagaaaactgaagtctGAGCACCTCATTTAAAGGACAAGAGCCTAaaaattctgcagcagcagggtttTGCTACCACCTTCAGCAGGGGATGGGATCTCACACTGATATTTTCATGGAGAGTACAGTAGAACAAGTAGAAAATCCACtttgcagcacagcccatgTGCCAGTTACACAGACTTCCAGATACATTCAAAATGCTGAAACATCTGCAGCTTTAGAgccaaaaaaatttaaacatgcTAACAGAAGTGTGCATTTCCCCCACCTTGTTTAGGCCAACAAAACCAAGATGATCATCAGCCAACAGTGGAATTTGATACAGACATATTTGAAAGTATACTGTAAGTAGTATGTCATACAATATTTGCTCAGAGATAAAACTACTGAACTAACATACCAGTTTGCATGCCATTCGTTTCTTGGTTTCTCTGTCTTGGGCTAAGTACACCTTCCCAAAAGCTCCCCTAGGAATAAAGTCAGAGCCAATATTCCTGTAAGTCAACTTCCAGGGAAACAGGAGCACATCCGAGTCAATCTGATAGCGCCCGTTCTTGGGTGTGATCTGAGGAGttcaataaataataaaaaaaacacagtGAAGTGAAAATGACTTCAAATCTGATTAATTTTATACATATagtggacaaaaaaaaaagatattccACTTATGTGTATGATGTAAATGATCTGTTTAGCAGTCTTTATTTAGTAACACCAAATGGGAACAGCATGTGAGGTGTGGCATTCATTCACAGCCCAGGCATCCATGTTTCTCTCCAGTGACTAACTTATGAAGTGTAAGTTGCAATTAATTGTCttgaaacaacaacaacagctgCTAGGTTAATGAAATTACCCACCTCTTGTTATTAGATTTACCTGCACATGTTTGTCCTTCCTGTAATGTTAACTTGTTATGCCACATACCTGTTACTCACAGGTTATCTTATACAACAATGTGAGCAAGAGTTTCAGCATTTCCTAATATCACAATGCACTCCTAGGAGTTTAGTTTTCCATCTTATATTGGAGTTTCTGCTGCTTAGTAAAAGGTCAAAGAAGTCTGCCTCGATTTTACCAGCCACTGTCCTATAGTTTTATATCATAGCTTAGAAAAGAAGAGTGGGAGCAACATTGCCTCCTCCAGGTGGGTAATGTTGGGAGCTTTGGATCTTCTGTGTCAACAACTAGACAAGGAGGGGATTCAGGGCACCTGTCAGTATCTTGCTCTAAATCTTTCTCCCAAAGAGCTCCCTCCCTCTGCATGAGACAGAGAGAGACCAAATGCCTAACTACAGCCATGTCATCTCTGCTTGATCTCTGATGTTGCTTCTTCAGTCTCTCAGCTACAAAATTATTAACCTTTCCTATGAATATGCTTCAAATTATTTCAGCCAGTATCTGGAATATCATTAATCTCCTTACTGCTACTTTATCAACATTCTTGAAGAAATGTAAAATCACATCAAGGATATTTATCATTTCATATCTGTCACAGGGCCTCAAATACTCAGCTCTTCAGCTACTGTTTTTAAGATAATATCATATAAGGAAGATTATTTGGTTTAGACTTCTATTTAAGATGTAACATACAATCTTTCATTCTTAACCTCCCTTCATGCTTTTCAATTAGAAAAGTACTTTCTTGACTGCTAAAATTGTCAGTTATGATTTATGTTATGACAcgaaataaattaattttaccaAGTTCCTAAATATGTTCTTAAACTTTGGCCAAGTGGGCATGGGGGTCTGTCCTTTAATAAAAAGTATTCTGCTTAGGATAGAGAGAACAAGCCTTCCCTCTGCTTATTAGAGGTAGGGTAAATCAATCTGTGTATGTCTAACAATCTGTCCATCTTGCTTGTCtacttcagcatttcaaaaggTTGAGACTAATCTGTATGGGTCACACCTTATCCTGGAAAGGAAGAGATGCTGAGCAGAGTTGATTTACAGAGCAAAACAGTGATGACCACCAAACTACTCATATTTCCAGGAGGCTTTTAGGACTAGCTCCTAGCCTGACCCTCTGAACAACTGTCTATGGCTGCAATGCATCTTTCAGTTCAGTTTCAACTAAAAGAAATCCAGCTTGCACACTACAAGGCCCTTTGTGATGCAAGCCACAGTGCAGCCAGTGAGGGTCACCAGGCAATCAGAAACACTCCTGACCCTAACAACAATGCTGTAGGTATTTACAGAGCAATGCCCCTGCTGAAATGCATGCACAGGTAATGCCCTGCCTCCAACCCTCAGTTGCATAATGGGATCACGTGCACCTAATAGTGCTTGGTTCATACCAGTTGTATGCATCTGTAAGGAAAACAACCACCAGTATGCAGAACAGGGTCTACCCTAAGCATAGGAAACATGTAATATTACTAAGTGTCATTTCAATGTTACAGAGTTGAAAAGTGATTGTTTTGCAATACTGCAATGCTCCCTCCAAATCAGAATAAAGCAATACCCTGTGTTACTCAGGTTACTGAATGCTCAGGTATTTTGCATCTCAGTAACCAGAAAGCCTCAAGCAAACAGTGTTCACATATAAAATAGATTATACTCAGGATTTTTAAGATGATAGATGTCTAGCATCTtaagaaaatacagcagcaaCACCAACACACGTGAATAGAATTCCATTGCAACACTGATTGTTTTTAGAGCAACTGATCTAAAACAAAAGTTTAATGACACTAATATCCAGAGATGCTTGTAGAACACAAACAATTTCAGGGAACATCTCAAAACAACACATCTATATACTTGAATTTAGCAGTGTGAGATATTACATAATATTGTAACACTTAAAATCACACTTGATAATAAGTGCTTTTTCTCCTTATATTACTACAATTGACATTTTGTGCAGACAGAGCAAATTTAGAAACTATATTGTTAGATCCTAGATCTTTATTTTTGGGAGTCTGCATGTTTTACTGCATGAACACAAGGTACTAGAAGACTCTTGCTGTTTCCCAGACATGTAAATCATCATAGTTCATTGGCtttggttggaaaggatcttaaagatcatctaattgCAATTCCCCTACTAAGGGAAGGGATGTGACCCACTAGGTCAAGTTGCTCAAGgccccacccaacctggccttgaacacttccagggatgggggcatccacaatttctctgtaCAATCTGTTCCAGAGCCTTACCACCCTCAGAGTAAAGAAATCTCTACACTTTTAATCTCTGCACATTTCTCCTTGTTCTATCACTACACTCCCTTCTAAAAAGtcactctgccttttttttataCAAGTTGTGGATTTTATAAGCTCCATTTAAGTACTGAAAGGACAAAATGAGTTGTAGATTTTGCTTTTTGGCTGCTTGTCTCAGGTTTGTATTCGACACTGGGAAATGTTTTCTAACCTCCAGGGATACTAGGAGATAACAGAGTGGCTCCTTCTGAACAACAGACCTTTCTCCATAGCTgcctgaggctgcaggggctAGACTTGATAGGCTCAGAGACCCCTTCCAGCCCCAGGGTTGCACAAGAAAACACAGCCTGTTACTCCTGGGACTGATCTTTATTTAGAATCATTAAAAATTTCTAATTCCTATGGTCTATGAAATGCTaagtgaaaggaaaacagaggtaCATACCATATTCAAGAGGATTCCAGATTCCTGTTGTGTGCATCCTTTAAATTGTTTTGCAGTGTTGGACACCTGATTTGCAAAAGCAAGCAGGTCTTCCACAGTCCCATATTTGACAGAGGACATCAAAGAGACCTCCCTTTCACAAAACAGTAATGATTCTGCACGTTCATCATTCTGATTTGCCTCTTCACACATTGTAATTAAGCTGTCTTCATAGACTGCAATGTCTTCACCTGGGTAATGGTTTTCCATGATGGCTATCACCTCAGACATATTTAGATCAGCTAGCAACAAGTCAATCTCCTCTTTGCTATCACTACCCGTGCTCATATACTCCATTACTGTCCACTTTGCAAAATcactcctggaaaaaaaaaaaagagaaacaaactTGAAAACACTTTTCACCTAAATTTGCACATCATTatacagatttaaaattaataacttGTATTATGAATAAAATCTTAATTAAGATCCTGGGTAAAGATAAAATGGAGAAATATTGAAATagtgaaaatattgaaatagtGGTATTTATTTAGAAGTTACTAGTTAACCTCACTCTTGGAATTTATTATGATAAAGCTTTCCCTAAGAGGAACAGGTACAGTAAGAACACACCACTGCaatagaaatgcaaaaatgaagGAGCACCCTCAATACAAACAAAGAAATCCATTGTTTGGAAAAGAATCATAAAGAGAGATATTAACATTCTCAATTAGTTTATATCAAAGTTTGTATTGGCAATTTATGTGATGTATCCAGGAAGTAGAAAAGGTCACAAAGCAAGGTTATTCCACTAGTAATAGGCATCTGTTAGTATCATTGTGCAAAACACAAATGTCACCACCTGAGATATAAAATCTGTATGTTTTTTTAACTAGACTTGAACTGAAATTTTCATCCTGAATTTCAGAAGAAAGTCAGAAACAGAGCTATCATAAAAGCAATGAGCTTGTGAAGTGGTTCCCAGCAGTTTGTTCTGTTCCCTCTACACCTAACAATAACTTTTTAGGTTACTATTGCAACTCTTTTGCTGAAATAGTTACATACAGCAAGTTGGGTTCAACCTCCCAAGAAGTCCCTTTCTATTCCAAAGAGTTACATATTCAAGTTAAAAAGGTATGTATGGGAATTCATTAAAATACTGACATAAATAGTTACCAACACATAAATGTCTAGAGCACTTACCTTGTATTTAACCTGATTACATCACTCAAAACCATTTAAAAACGTCTCAATAGAATCCCTGAAGTCATCATGTTTTCCTGAACCCGTATTTACCACTGATGATAATTTCACAGTGTTCTGTGGCAGtctattaaaaaagcaaaacaaataaaggcATTGCATACCAGCTCAAGCAGAAGGACTGGTTTGTACTCATATAGATCATTTGCTTCATGGAAAGAAGAGCTAGTAATCACAAGGCCGAGATAACAGGggatttttctgcagaaaaagatgCCAACTCAAGAAAGAATCAAGCTACTGTATCATCCATATTTCCAAGTAgtagtgaaaaataatttttccatggTTAGGTTCTGAGTTATATCCTCTCTGTCTCATGCTTGTTTAAGCAAAGAGCAGGACCTCCTTTTACTTTAGCAGAACTGACTACAGCATGCCCTCTTTAGAGAGCtctcatttccctttttcataATCCACTACACCAACTATTTTGGGCAAAAGATAACAACTAGAcgaaaagaaaagaaaagaaaagaaaagaaaagaaaagaaaagaaaagaaaagaaaagaaaagaaaagaaaagaaaagaaaagaaaagaaaagaaaagaaaagaaaagaaaagaaaagaaaagaaaagaaaagagaaaagaaaatcgGCAAACAAAACTTTATCTCAAGGACAAGCAGCAGACTCGGTCCCCTGAGGCCATGGAGCAATGCATTTACCAGGTACAGTTTCTGGGTATGATCACTATCTTTCTTACCCTCACCACAAGGATGCAGAagctctgtggcacatattTCTCATGGGTTAGAGTATTTACGTCAGCTCTAATGTGAAGAAAACCAAGTAAAATGACGTGTCTGAGTTGGCAAAGAAGTCAGACCACGTGCTGAAAATTCAAaaggcaggacaggacagcagATGCAGCATCAGGGAAGGCAAACAGTGCATATTCCTTCTCAGACTCAAGCCCTGGGAGTGATGGTGGCAGAGCAGTACTGTGCCCCCCATCCCCCCAAGACAGGCACAGTGACTGTCACCAGCACTCTACACCAGTCCATCCGGCCCTAGCCAACCCACATGCCCAGCATTAGGGCAGCCAGGATGGAAACTTTGTGGTCACTAGCACTACTTGACTGGGGAGGCCCCAGGTTTTGTATCCTGGGTGCTCAGAGAAgtcacaaaaaggaaaagatgctGTGGGTGTTTTCTATCCCTTATCACCTCAACTCACTCCATGACCAAGCCATAGGCTCTTAACAAAGACTGAACATTGTTAGTTTTTAATAGAAATGagatttctatttttccccAGAACAGGACTTCtattcacttctttttttttttttcttgcttttttttttttttttttttttttttttgtgctgaattAGTGGggttcaaaagaaaagaaacactgcTGTCATAAAAGGAACCAAGAGACCTCATGTGTAAAGTCAGTTAAAGTTACAAACTAGTCCTGAGGgactttctgaagaaaaacatgagCCTCTAGATGCTCTGGTCTTTTGTGGATAAAGACAAATATGCACCACAGTTAAACTAATTTACTCTCTGAAGCATTTTCATGCACAAAGCATCTGTACAGATTAGACCAAATGTAGCTTTCTGgaagtgccagctctgctctgttcctCAAAATGTTCCCAAGCTAGAGCACCATACTAATAATACTCTTGTTAATTTTACTACTACCCAAAAAGCTCTGAATAAGATGAAGAAGTGCCTCTAACCTGCATATTCTCAGTTCTGTGCTTTTAGTGCTTGAGAAAAGCTGCAAACCCTTCACCATTATCTCAAATAACaagtgatgggacaaggggaaatggcctcaaTTTGtgttggatattaggaaaaatttcttcactggaagagttgtcaaacactggaacaggctgcccagggaagtggtgggaTCACCATCCTGGTGGGGATTTAAAAGGCATACATGTAGACGTGACACAGTTTAGTCATGGGCTTAATACTGCtgggttggacttgataatTTTACAGGTCTTTTTccaattatttcattttttcctataTCTAGTAAATTCTAAGGACTAAATGTTTACACAACAAAAGCAATGTCTAGACtataaaagctgatttttaaaattatgtagcaatttaataatttaatattatatatttccccctcaggaaaaaaaaaaaaaaaaaaatccatttcccaATAGGGAATTCACTCTTCCTATTTATCCCTAAAATCCTGTACTAGTATCAGTGGTGGGCACTCATGTAATATTCTAAATCATCCTATATAATCTAGGTTCATGAAGAAATGACATCACTAAACATGCTTTACTTATTCTCAGCTGAAAAACTGGGTTTACctgcagtggaaaaataaaactgcatgCAAACACTTAGGTCAGTTGCTAAAGCACAAGACGCTTTCTCCAGTTTTGCCGATATTTCAACATCATCACATGAGTAATTTGTAAGGCAAAGGTTTATTTCTCTATTCTCTGCGTAGCTTTTCAACCCCTTTTGCCTAAGAAGTGTGCTGCCAGAGACCATCCTTAAAGTCATCATATTAAATGAGAGTAACTGCACACCAGACTGCTAAACCTCTGTGGGACTTTTTGTGTGTCAGGGATCAACGATGGAAAAGATTGAACAAAAtctacaataaaaataaaatttaaaaacctaaaacacacagacaaaaaatttCAACAAcccccccctccaaaaaaacaaacaaacaaactagaCACAAACTGCATAGACTGGCTCAACAGAGTCGTACACCCATAATAAAGATCTCTTGTGCtgcttttagaaaataattttctagtCTAAGTGACAAGAGACTGCCCactagaaatggaaaaaagtcCCTATTTACTTCCAAGAAAACTTATCGACAGACCTTGACAAACACAATCCCTCTGAAAAAAAACTTCTACTGATAAGGAACAAGAAATATCAACAACTTGAATTTCGTCAACATTTCCCGTGTTCACTCGGGGTACGGGAATCGGCGACTGTCGCAGCGCcggcagcagcagagcccggccccggccccggctccagccccggctccagccccggccccatccccggtcccggccccgccgcccggctCAGCGCAGGTGCCGCAGCCCCGGCGGCTCCCCGGGCACACGGCGCCGCTCGGGCGGCCGAGGGCAGCGGGGACCTGCCCCGCCACAGCCGCAGCGGGGCCCGAGACACCCCGAGCCCGCTCCGCTCCATCCCGCCCGGGCTCcccgtgccctgcccagccctgccggCCCCGCTCACCCGCCGGGAGAGCCGCGCCGCCCGTCCGctcgctccgctccgctccgctccgcggGGATCTCCCGGGGGCGGGGAAGGCGCAGGTAGCACCGCCCGCCCCCGGCCGAGGGCGGGGGACCGGCCGGCCCTGGCCCCGCTTTCTATTTCGGTTTTCCGGCAGGAGCGGGCGCTGCGCTGTTCTAACCCGGCCTCAAGCGCGGCCAGCGATCGCCTCCTGCTCCAGCGGCGGCAATGGCTCGTCCCAGGCGGTGGCATCGGTAAATCCCTTTTCTACCGCCTCATGTTTCCGTGCGCACCTAGAGGGCGTCCACCAGAGTCCTACGAGTTTAAACATTATCTGAATCAAACTTCAGCTGACACGCGGGTGGAATTTAGGACAACAATGTGAAGAATTTGTTAGTGGCAGTAGTATTAAAATACTTCAAGACACAGTAGTATGAGTGGGGTAATTGCTAAAATCGAGCACAACgactttttatttcttatccATAAGGAAGTAACTCTTGCAAAACTGTGCTACCCAATAGCTCCTCTTCAGTCAGTTCGTTTTTAGGGAGACAAGTATCACCTTTAAGAAAACCAGCTGCCACAGCACTACGAGCTGAGGAGCTGAATCTGTCTCAAGGTGTCAAGAGACACAAGAGCGATTTTTGGTTCATTATCTGCAGTGTAATGACTATTTGCTTACTGTAGTCAGTGGCAAAACCATCATTATAAAGTTTCAGGACAAACATTCAGCTTAGGCTTCGGTGTTTATTAGTAGTTCATACAAGtccttttctgtttatattaTCAAGATACCCTGACTCCCTTGTTTAAAGGGTTTATGTTTGCCACCTCTCCTGGGGCATTCAAAACTGTCCAAAGTATGTCCAAAGAACGTCACAAATGACATTCTGAAATGTGCAAGGATTTAGACTCACtatagaattttattttccttagcATCATAACTATGTGTATGGAACTCCATTAGCAGGGTTAACCTTTGCTCATACACGGTCTCTTTTCTAGACTATGCAGATATTAAATACATTGGCAAGTCTCCATAAGGAAATAGGTGTCTTCTTTGTTGAGTTTGACCTTGTTCAATTGCACCATCCAGTgcatttgctaaaaaaaaaaaaaaacaaaacaacaaaccaacaaaaaacaacaaaacaaataaacaaacaaaaaccctgtGATAAAAAAGGCATGAAAGCTGAAGATGattatagaaagaaaaaagagaggaagggCTGAAGAATAAATTAGGCTATAGGAGAGGCCAGACCAAGGAGAGGGTGGAATTGGCAGCATCTTGAAAGTGGGAGGTTAAGGAGGCTGAGTAACACATCCTGAACATGCAGCAGCTCTCACGCTAGGATACTCAGGGTATCCTCTTTCAGGAACTTGCTTGTGCTATTAGTTTTTCCAAACCcacaattaattttaatgaaacccttttctatttttagacCAACTTcaaagagggaaggaggaggagtCCCTCTCTCCACATCAATGAATTTAGGCACTTAggattccagaggaaatttGCCATGGAGAGATGGAGGAAACACAAGTTTGTACTCCATGGCATGCATAAGTAGGATATAAATTGAAATGCTCTATTTAAAAAGCAATCTACTCTCTGTCTTAATGATCATCCTAgaatacaaaaccaaaataattagGTCATAACAATTACTTACAGACCCTGACTTACTGGGAGACTGCCAAGAGTATCTACAACACTGTACTGAAGACCTACTAACACTCTAAGTACCCTAACATACACTACAGATGTAGCCACAAGTTTTATATAATTGACTGCTTttgaaaaccaaagaaaattacattttcttcagTACATGCCTGGGGTACATTGCTGCAGACCAAAGAGTGTTTGCTGGGtgctctgcagctttctgcCCCTGCCACCTCACTTCTGATCCCACATGCTGCCCTCACTGCAGTAACTCTGGCTTCACAGCCCTGGCCCAGGACCAGACAAACAGAACCACAAAATCAgtcaggttggaaaagaactgAGATCGTCAAGTCCACCTTGTAACCAAAAACTACCATGTCAACTagaccacagcactgagtgccatgtccagtaTTTacttaaacacctccagggacggtgactccACCATCTCCCTGGGCTAATTCccccttctgtgaagaaatt
The nucleotide sequence above comes from Oenanthe melanoleuca isolate GR-GAL-2019-014 chromosome 2, OMel1.0, whole genome shotgun sequence. Encoded proteins:
- the MAP3K8 gene encoding mitogen-activated protein kinase kinase kinase 8 encodes the protein MVLSDVIRLNTRSDFAKWTVMEYMSTGSDSKEEIDLLLADLNMSEVIAIMENHYPGEDIAVYEDSLITMCEEANQNDERAESLLFCEREVSLMSSVKYGTVEDLLAFANQVSNTAKQFKGCTQQESGILLNMITPKNGRYQIDSDVLLFPWKLTYRNIGSDFIPRGAFGKVYLAQDRETKKRMACKLVPVEQFKPSDVEIQACFRHENIAELYGAILWDETIHLFMEAGEGGSVMEKLESCGPMREFEIIWVTKHILKGLDFLHSKRIIHHDIKPSNIVFMSTKAVLVDFGLSVQMTEDIYYPKDLRGTEIYMSPEVILCRGHTTKADIYSMGATIIHMQTGIPPWVNRYPRSAYPSYLYIIHKQAPPLEDIAEDCSTSMRELLEAALDRNPNHRLSAADLLKHEALHPPPEEQPRCQSLDSALFERKRLLARKDLQLPENITDSSLCNGSMEESDLLKRQRSLYIDLGALAGYFNIVRGPPALEYD